A stretch of Corallococcus macrosporus DNA encodes these proteins:
- the epsU gene encoding exopolysaccharide biosynthesis GT2 family glycosyltransferase EpsU, translating to MTVWTWVDVALCVGLLPVVVGCGYLLLLTLLSGRKAAPVPPSPAARKFDVIIPSHNEELGIARTVANLSAVDYPAHLRRIIVVADNCSDKTAEKAREAGATVLERQDAEKRGKGYALAHAFERSQRDGFADAVVVVDADTVVSSNLLHAFSRRLEDGAHGVQAHYGVMNPTASWRTRLMTIALGMFHRVRSMGRERLGVSCGLRGNGMCFTHAVLKQVPHDAFSVVEDLEYGIRLARAGHRVHYAWEAEVLGEMVTAEKQSRSQRQRWEGGRAQMRKLHGWPLLSDALKQKSGLLLDLSMDVLVPPLSQLVLATVAGSVLAAGVVWLSGGTAVAASALASFGLMSLALYVLRGWWVSGVGPRGLLDLAWAPIYVVWKVWLMIRGPGAEKKGEWVRTTREAERR from the coding sequence GTGACGGTCTGGACCTGGGTGGACGTGGCGCTGTGCGTGGGACTGCTGCCGGTGGTGGTGGGCTGCGGCTACCTGCTGCTCCTGACGCTGTTGTCGGGGCGCAAGGCGGCGCCGGTGCCGCCGTCGCCGGCGGCGCGGAAGTTCGACGTCATCATCCCCTCGCACAACGAGGAGCTGGGCATTGCCCGGACGGTGGCGAACCTGTCCGCGGTGGACTACCCGGCGCACCTGCGGCGCATCATCGTCGTGGCGGACAACTGCTCCGACAAGACGGCGGAGAAGGCGCGGGAAGCGGGCGCCACGGTGCTGGAGCGCCAGGACGCGGAGAAGCGCGGCAAGGGCTACGCGCTGGCGCACGCCTTCGAGCGCAGCCAGCGTGACGGCTTCGCGGACGCGGTGGTGGTGGTGGACGCGGACACGGTGGTGTCCTCGAATTTGCTGCACGCGTTCTCCCGCCGGCTGGAGGACGGGGCGCACGGCGTGCAGGCGCACTACGGCGTGATGAACCCCACGGCGTCGTGGCGCACGCGGCTGATGACCATTGCCCTGGGCATGTTCCACCGCGTGCGCTCCATGGGGCGCGAGCGGCTGGGTGTGTCCTGCGGCCTGCGCGGCAACGGCATGTGCTTCACGCACGCGGTGCTCAAGCAGGTGCCGCACGACGCGTTCAGCGTGGTGGAGGACCTGGAGTACGGCATCCGCCTGGCGCGCGCGGGGCACCGCGTGCACTACGCCTGGGAGGCGGAGGTGCTGGGCGAGATGGTGACGGCGGAGAAGCAGAGCCGCTCGCAGCGGCAGCGCTGGGAGGGTGGCCGCGCGCAGATGCGCAAGCTGCACGGCTGGCCGCTCTTGAGCGACGCGCTGAAGCAGAAGAGCGGGCTGCTGCTGGACCTGTCCATGGACGTGCTGGTGCCGCCCCTGAGCCAGTTGGTGCTGGCGACGGTGGCGGGCTCGGTGCTGGCGGCCGGGGTGGTGTGGCTGTCCGGCGGCACGGCGGTGGCGGCGTCCGCGCTGGCGTCGTTCGGTCTGATGTCGCTGGCGCTGTACGTGCTGCGCGGCTGGTGGGTGTCCGGCGTGGGCCCGCGCGGCCTGTTGGACCTGGCGTGGGCGCCCATCTACGTGGTGTGGAAGGTGTGGCTGATGATTCGCGGCCCCGGCGCGGAGAAGAAGGGCGAGTGGGTGCGCACCACGCGCGAGGCGGAGCGCCGGTAG
- the epsZ gene encoding exopolysaccharide biosynthesis polyisoprenyl-phosphate hexose-1-phosphate transferase EpsZ, with the protein MDTMSSATASAEVKAPATTVNAASTEVTDPPRLAPGFAAKLNLTVDVALLVGVLLGSAWMRGGLTFPMSWELPSMVVTAVLVWLITGTALCLYDSRFAERSKLDHVALVSVTTLAVVTVQAVLELAMPAAAHVGLAPLLFIFWPVALLLRLGVFRQVASQEAPTEEVLIVGTGAMGRYTGEDLLKRGRHKILGYVRFPEDHASGDSLPADVLGPADELERLLRTLPVSEVYIAGNTLKQGESMQAAIKLAERFGVPFALPAHSFRLDRARPVESRAVADGYLHFAAVAPKPHQMAMKRLFDIAVSAVALWALLPLFLVVAAAIKLTSRGPIFFKQLRTGQHGKPFYMMKFRSMVVNAEELKERLAAQNEQTGPVFKMKNDPRITGIGRFIRKFSIDELPQFLNVLRGEMSIVGPRPPVPSEVAKYETWQRRRLSVRPGLTCIWQVSGRNQISFEQWMYLDMQYIDHWSLTGDLRLLLQTVPVVITGRGAS; encoded by the coding sequence GTGGACACGATGAGCAGTGCGACTGCAAGCGCCGAGGTCAAGGCTCCCGCGACGACGGTGAATGCGGCCTCGACCGAGGTCACCGATCCGCCGCGCCTGGCGCCGGGCTTCGCGGCGAAGTTGAACCTCACCGTGGACGTGGCGCTGCTGGTGGGGGTGCTGCTGGGGTCCGCGTGGATGCGCGGTGGGCTGACGTTCCCCATGAGCTGGGAGCTGCCCAGCATGGTGGTGACGGCGGTGCTGGTGTGGCTCATCACGGGCACGGCGCTGTGCCTCTATGACTCGCGCTTCGCCGAGCGCAGCAAGCTGGACCACGTGGCGCTGGTGTCCGTCACCACGCTGGCCGTCGTGACGGTGCAGGCGGTGCTGGAGCTGGCGATGCCGGCGGCGGCCCACGTGGGGCTGGCGCCGCTGCTCTTCATCTTCTGGCCGGTGGCGCTGCTCCTGCGCCTGGGCGTCTTCCGCCAGGTGGCCTCGCAGGAGGCCCCCACGGAGGAGGTGCTCATCGTGGGCACCGGCGCCATGGGCCGCTACACGGGCGAGGACCTGCTCAAGCGCGGCCGTCACAAGATTCTCGGCTACGTGCGCTTCCCGGAGGACCACGCCTCCGGCGACAGCCTGCCGGCGGACGTGCTGGGGCCCGCGGACGAGCTGGAGCGCCTCTTGCGCACGCTGCCCGTCAGCGAGGTCTACATCGCGGGCAACACGCTCAAGCAGGGCGAGTCCATGCAGGCGGCCATCAAGCTGGCGGAGCGCTTCGGCGTGCCGTTCGCGCTGCCGGCGCACTCGTTCCGCCTGGACCGCGCCCGCCCGGTGGAGTCCCGCGCGGTGGCGGACGGCTACCTGCACTTCGCCGCGGTGGCGCCCAAGCCGCACCAGATGGCCATGAAGCGCCTGTTCGACATCGCGGTGTCCGCGGTGGCGCTGTGGGCGCTGCTGCCGCTGTTCCTGGTGGTGGCGGCGGCCATCAAGCTCACCTCGCGCGGCCCCATCTTCTTCAAGCAGCTGCGCACGGGGCAGCACGGCAAGCCGTTCTACATGATGAAGTTCCGCTCCATGGTGGTGAACGCCGAGGAGCTCAAGGAGCGCCTGGCCGCGCAGAACGAGCAGACGGGCCCCGTCTTCAAGATGAAGAACGACCCGCGCATCACCGGCATCGGCCGGTTCATCCGCAAGTTCTCCATCGACGAGCTGCCCCAGTTCCTCAACGTGCTGCGCGGTGAGATGAGCATCGTGGGCCCGCGCCCGCCGGTGCCCAGCGAGGTGGCGAAGTACGAGACGTGGCAGCGCCGCCGCCTGTCCGTGCGTCCGGGCCTCACCTGCATCTGGCAGGTCTCCGGCCGCAACCAGATCTCCTTCGAGCAGTGGATGTACCTGGACATGCAGTACATCGACCACTGGAGCCTCACCGGCGACCTGCGCCTGCTCCTGCAGACGGTGCCCGTGGTCATCACCGGTCGCGGGGCAAGCTAG
- the fdhD gene encoding formate dehydrogenase accessory sulfurtransferase FdhD, with product MKPLPALAVIGWSGAGKTTLLERLLPELTSRGLRVAYVKHSSDAHPLHREGSDTARLEAAGAVLTGFATPDGTQLTTREALSPALLARDAGRVDLLLVEGWKDGPLPKLEVWRDGLEAPLAASRPEVLAVVTDAPALPPAVASRQRLPVNARAVADFLTAWLRDQSAPRKVSRPEPRGVTHRDVRRFDGDTLRAAEDDRVAVEEPLEIRVSGDTVATTMRTPGHDRELAVGFLFAEGILKDGSDLGSLFHCGHPGEEGYGNVLEVVPAAGAVLDVERVEATRRGTLTTSACGVCGRRDVDDLMATCEVVAPGPVLSARTVARATESLRDIQHTFELTGGVHAAAALDANGELLAAHEDVGRHNAVDKVVGALVLAGAVRSPRRLPTPPFPTAPTVLAVSGRASFEIVQKAARARIPVVVSVSAASSLAIDLALRAGVTLAAFSRNGRCNVYTATERLQPHLQPSGIPHDFRHDPPR from the coding sequence GTGAAGCCGCTTCCCGCGCTCGCCGTCATCGGCTGGTCCGGCGCCGGCAAGACGACGCTCCTGGAGCGCCTGCTGCCAGAGCTGACCTCGCGCGGCCTGCGCGTGGCGTACGTGAAGCACTCGTCGGACGCGCACCCGCTCCACCGCGAGGGCAGCGACACCGCGCGCCTGGAGGCCGCGGGCGCCGTGCTCACCGGCTTCGCCACGCCGGACGGCACGCAGCTCACCACCCGCGAAGCCCTGTCCCCCGCGCTGCTGGCGCGCGACGCCGGCCGCGTGGACCTGCTGCTGGTGGAGGGCTGGAAGGACGGCCCGCTCCCGAAGCTGGAAGTGTGGCGTGATGGACTCGAGGCACCGCTCGCGGCCTCGCGTCCAGAAGTGCTCGCCGTGGTGACGGACGCGCCCGCGCTCCCGCCCGCCGTCGCCTCGCGTCAACGCCTGCCCGTGAATGCACGCGCCGTCGCGGACTTCCTCACTGCGTGGCTGCGTGATCAATCCGCCCCACGGAAGGTCTCTCGTCCCGAACCGCGCGGCGTCACCCACCGCGACGTGCGCCGCTTCGACGGTGACACGCTCCGTGCGGCGGAGGACGACCGCGTGGCTGTCGAGGAGCCGCTGGAGATCCGCGTGAGCGGCGACACCGTCGCCACCACCATGCGAACCCCAGGCCATGATCGCGAGCTGGCGGTGGGCTTCCTCTTCGCGGAAGGCATCCTTAAAGATGGCTCCGACCTGGGCAGCCTCTTCCACTGCGGCCACCCCGGCGAGGAAGGATACGGCAACGTGCTGGAGGTCGTTCCCGCCGCCGGTGCCGTGCTCGACGTGGAGCGCGTGGAGGCCACCCGGCGCGGCACCCTCACCACCTCCGCGTGTGGCGTGTGCGGCCGCCGCGACGTGGACGACCTGATGGCCACGTGCGAAGTGGTGGCGCCCGGCCCCGTGCTCTCCGCGCGCACCGTGGCCCGCGCCACCGAAAGCCTGCGCGACATCCAGCACACCTTCGAGCTCACCGGCGGAGTGCACGCCGCCGCCGCGCTGGACGCGAACGGAGAGCTGCTCGCCGCGCACGAGGACGTGGGCCGCCACAACGCCGTGGACAAGGTGGTGGGGGCGCTGGTCCTGGCCGGCGCCGTCCGCAGCCCGCGCCGGCTGCCCACACCGCCCTTCCCCACCGCACCCACCGTCCTCGCCGTCAGCGGCCGCGCCAGCTTCGAAATCGTCCAGAAGGCCGCCCGCGCCCGCATCCCCGTCGTCGTCAGCGTGTCCGCCGCCAGCTCCCTGGCCATCGACCTGGCCCTGCGTGCCGGTGTGACGCTGGCCGCGTTCTCAAGGAACGGCCGCTGCAACGTCTACACGGCGACAGAACGCCTGCAGCCCCACCTCCAACCCTCGGGAATCCCTCATGACTTTCGCCATGACCCACCGCGGTGA
- the wzx gene encoding exopolysaccharide biosynthesis flippase, whose product MTVNSPISPSAEADDGARANEVRGAVRSTLQLGGSLMVTYAIALGIRALMPRYLGPEAFGYFNWSEAFAATFFVATNLGLETYIRKEVPVRPDHASDFFGTTMLLRLAMTLVLMVALALVLHHTGEPPEVQHLVQWFAVAQSLIVVNASMAALLHSKGKVAGLSVSNVITKIVWGGGLALMAAFGVGLQWLAVPMVLSEAVKLIISWKLAKEHLNLKFRIDIAATKKVMKACLPFFLTAAALACNGRTDMSLLGKLASKEEVGWYGGAFSIAGLTFLISPIFGWVLMPMMSRAAARSPQELSHLTRRSLEGVLAFTVPVMMAMVLGADLWVRLMCGPGFEPAALPLRVLSPIFVMAYVTMVSSIWLTMSNKEWWVTLAATMGAVVNPLFNLALIPWLYGRIGPSGGATATALSMFLTEVIVTVLFLGRMGRNSFDRRSLVMVAKTAGVCGVCVALDRVLLGAGLAPWPRLGLTAATYVAGVLGTGAVRPAELLQVVRMARQRGGNGAEVAVPAAPAA is encoded by the coding sequence ATGACCGTGAACAGTCCTATCTCCCCCTCCGCTGAAGCCGACGACGGCGCCCGTGCGAACGAAGTGCGCGGCGCGGTGCGCAGCACCCTGCAGCTCGGCGGCTCGCTGATGGTGACGTACGCCATCGCGCTGGGCATCCGCGCGCTGATGCCGCGCTACCTGGGCCCGGAGGCGTTCGGCTACTTCAACTGGTCGGAGGCGTTCGCCGCCACGTTCTTCGTGGCCACGAACCTGGGTCTGGAGACGTACATCCGCAAGGAGGTGCCCGTCCGCCCGGACCACGCGAGCGACTTCTTCGGCACCACCATGCTGCTGCGCCTGGCGATGACGCTCGTCCTCATGGTGGCGCTGGCGCTGGTGCTCCACCACACCGGCGAGCCCCCGGAGGTGCAGCACCTGGTGCAGTGGTTCGCGGTGGCCCAGTCGCTCATCGTCGTCAACGCGTCCATGGCCGCGCTGCTGCACTCCAAGGGCAAGGTCGCGGGCCTGTCCGTCTCCAACGTCATCACCAAGATTGTCTGGGGCGGCGGCCTGGCGCTGATGGCCGCGTTCGGCGTGGGCCTGCAGTGGCTGGCCGTGCCCATGGTGCTGTCGGAGGCGGTGAAGCTCATCATCAGCTGGAAGCTGGCGAAGGAGCACCTCAACCTCAAGTTCCGCATCGACATCGCCGCGACGAAGAAGGTGATGAAGGCGTGCCTGCCGTTCTTCCTCACCGCGGCGGCGCTGGCGTGCAACGGCCGCACGGACATGTCGCTGTTGGGCAAGCTCGCGTCGAAGGAGGAGGTGGGCTGGTACGGCGGCGCGTTCAGCATCGCGGGCCTCACGTTCCTCATCTCCCCCATCTTCGGCTGGGTGCTGATGCCCATGATGTCGCGCGCGGCGGCCCGCTCTCCGCAGGAGCTGTCGCACCTGACGCGCCGCTCGCTGGAGGGCGTGCTCGCGTTCACCGTGCCGGTGATGATGGCCATGGTGCTGGGCGCGGACCTGTGGGTGCGCCTGATGTGCGGCCCCGGCTTCGAGCCCGCGGCGCTGCCCCTGCGCGTGCTGTCCCCCATCTTCGTGATGGCCTACGTCACCATGGTCAGCAGCATCTGGCTCACCATGTCCAACAAGGAGTGGTGGGTGACGCTGGCGGCCACCATGGGCGCGGTGGTGAACCCGCTGTTCAACCTGGCGCTCATCCCGTGGCTGTACGGGCGCATTGGCCCGTCCGGCGGCGCCACCGCCACGGCGCTGTCCATGTTCCTGACGGAGGTCATCGTCACGGTGCTCTTCCTCGGCCGCATGGGAAGGAACTCCTTCGACCGGCGTTCGCTGGTCATGGTGGCGAAGACGGCCGGGGTGTGCGGGGTGTGCGTGGCCCTGGACCGCGTGCTCCTGGGCGCGGGCCTGGCGCCGTGGCCCCGGCTGGGGCTGACGGCCGCCACCTACGTGGCCGGCGTGCTGGGCACCGGCGCGGTGCGCCCCGCGGAACTGCTGCAGGTCGTGCGCATGGCGCGCCAGCGCGGTGGTAATGGAGCGGAGGTGGCCGTGCCGGCCGCCCCCGCCGCGTGA
- the epsV gene encoding PCP family exopolysaccharide biosynthesis protein EpsV, producing the protein MTTPAPRTPRPAAPPPYVPEREETNAPADLIDWGFLFDGLGFVRRAIFRHWFLGLCIIAVMSGLGSLAAKLMPRKYHVETRMLTYRNLIISSLVNPGRSIPVEADQPTRAAWEMVLSRGNLKSVIKHAKLIEYWDHMRSPMSRMKEQYLKKAPPPMSDEDKEEALIAMLETSLTVMAEGGSGTVTIGVDWSDPQMAFNIVEAASQNFLDMRHESEMGAISESVNILQGQVANEAANIKQAISDLERAVKAADARRKKKEADPKQASARQALLQTDHALAQLKFLVQAKRRAIRDVEEFRSRRLTELRAQLAEQRVVFSPQHPVIVDLEQRVATMQADSPQLTSLRSEEQSLIQEYLRMGGTDVDSATEASSAAGFGGPMAGAMLGTPDDPEVAVATDRMRMVVMRHQEKLRRLDQAQTELEISKVSMKHRYSVLLPALFPEKPSKPNPKLIAIAGVVGGVALAVFAAVALDILRRRVLEKWQVERLLKLPVLAELERR; encoded by the coding sequence ATGACCACGCCCGCCCCGCGCACGCCGCGCCCCGCCGCGCCCCCGCCGTACGTCCCCGAGCGCGAGGAGACGAACGCGCCGGCCGACCTCATCGACTGGGGCTTCCTGTTCGACGGGCTGGGCTTCGTGCGCAGGGCCATCTTCCGGCACTGGTTCCTGGGCCTGTGCATCATCGCGGTGATGAGCGGACTGGGCTCGCTGGCGGCCAAGCTGATGCCGCGCAAGTACCACGTCGAGACGCGGATGCTGACGTACCGCAACCTCATCATCTCCTCGCTGGTGAACCCGGGCCGCTCCATCCCCGTGGAGGCGGATCAGCCCACGCGCGCCGCGTGGGAGATGGTGCTCAGCCGGGGCAACCTCAAGTCCGTCATCAAGCACGCGAAGCTCATCGAGTACTGGGACCACATGCGCTCGCCCATGAGCCGCATGAAGGAGCAGTACCTGAAGAAGGCCCCGCCCCCCATGTCCGACGAGGACAAGGAGGAGGCGCTCATCGCGATGCTGGAGACCAGCCTCACGGTGATGGCGGAAGGAGGCAGCGGCACGGTCACCATCGGGGTGGACTGGAGCGACCCGCAGATGGCCTTCAACATCGTGGAGGCCGCGTCCCAGAACTTCCTCGACATGCGCCACGAGTCGGAGATGGGCGCCATCTCCGAGTCCGTGAACATCCTCCAGGGCCAGGTGGCCAACGAGGCCGCGAACATCAAGCAGGCCATCTCCGACCTGGAGCGCGCGGTGAAGGCCGCGGACGCGCGCCGCAAGAAGAAGGAAGCGGACCCCAAGCAGGCCAGCGCGCGGCAGGCGCTGTTGCAGACGGACCACGCGCTCGCGCAGCTGAAGTTCCTGGTGCAGGCCAAGCGCCGCGCCATCCGCGACGTGGAGGAGTTCCGCAGCCGCCGCCTCACGGAGCTGCGCGCGCAGCTGGCCGAGCAGCGCGTCGTCTTCTCCCCGCAGCACCCGGTGATCGTCGACCTGGAGCAGCGCGTGGCGACGATGCAGGCGGACTCGCCGCAGCTGACGTCCCTGCGCTCCGAGGAGCAGTCGCTCATCCAGGAGTACCTGCGCATGGGCGGCACGGACGTGGACTCCGCGACGGAGGCCTCGAGCGCGGCGGGCTTCGGTGGCCCGATGGCGGGCGCGATGCTGGGCACGCCGGATGATCCGGAGGTGGCGGTGGCCACGGACCGGATGCGCATGGTGGTGATGCGGCACCAGGAGAAGCTGCGCCGGTTGGATCAGGCGCAGACGGAGCTGGAGATCTCCAAGGTTTCGATGAAGCACCGCTACAGCGTGCTCTTGCCGGCGCTCTTCCCGGAGAAGCCGTCCAAGCCGAACCCGAAGCTCATCGCCATCGCGGGTGTGGTGGGCGGGGTGGCGCTGGCGGTGTTCGCGGCGGTGGCGTTGGACATCCTGCGCCGCCGGGTGCTGGAAAAGTGGCAGGTGGAGCGGCTGCTCAAGTTGCCGGTGCTGGCGGAGCTGGAACGGCGCTGA
- the epsX gene encoding exopolysaccharide export protein EpsX has translation MLDAALASLWLEVASSAVTYSTAARVDTRARSMEQQATGEPVAPVAADMDIVPTVGLKYDDGSAVAEVQYAPRISFREATTNPRTEVQHVGRLLGDWRPSRGLTLHGTQEFVLGQVNLFTNLPLGGGLGDDPTVPGDTPVPDVPIQPLPEGVDTVFFLSSLTTLAAETVWLGPGWRLSGSAGFSASGGLDDAAKEAVPFQYGPRAQLSLGYAPAPRHTLATTVGFTDSRFSTGARATVTTFTGAWTHRLDRRTSLEAGVGVGVAYSVRATEDAATDDPETPDVTPASTASGGRRLTTLQVGDTPVADPAQRLDLLPDLTLAVSHRVPSRVADFNGRLSARVTPFVDRLTGLVYPRADLTLNGTWALGPRFRLSGTAGSAFAVGGAVGDRQVVGGVGAGWTLNRWVALEVDTRTAWTRSPDVEAARTVWSATLGLTVQKTGIL, from the coding sequence ATGCTGGACGCGGCCCTCGCGAGCCTGTGGCTGGAGGTGGCCTCCTCCGCCGTGACGTACAGCACCGCGGCCCGCGTGGACACCCGCGCGCGCTCCATGGAGCAGCAGGCCACGGGTGAGCCCGTCGCCCCCGTGGCGGCGGACATGGACATCGTCCCCACGGTGGGCCTGAAGTACGACGACGGCAGCGCGGTGGCGGAGGTGCAGTACGCGCCGCGCATCTCCTTCCGCGAGGCCACCACCAACCCGCGCACGGAGGTGCAGCACGTGGGGCGCCTGCTGGGGGACTGGCGGCCGTCCCGCGGCCTCACCCTGCACGGCACCCAGGAGTTCGTGCTGGGCCAGGTGAACCTCTTCACCAACCTGCCCCTGGGCGGCGGCCTGGGCGACGACCCGACGGTGCCCGGGGACACGCCGGTCCCGGACGTGCCCATCCAGCCGCTGCCGGAGGGCGTGGACACGGTGTTCTTCCTGTCCTCGCTGACGACGCTGGCGGCGGAGACGGTGTGGCTGGGCCCGGGCTGGCGGCTGTCCGGCAGCGCGGGCTTCTCCGCCAGCGGCGGCCTGGACGACGCGGCGAAGGAGGCGGTGCCCTTCCAGTACGGCCCGCGCGCGCAGCTCTCCCTGGGGTACGCCCCCGCGCCCCGGCACACCCTGGCCACCACGGTGGGCTTCACGGACTCGCGCTTCTCCACCGGCGCGCGCGCCACGGTGACGACCTTCACCGGCGCCTGGACGCACCGGCTGGACCGGCGCACGTCGCTGGAGGCCGGGGTGGGCGTGGGCGTGGCCTACTCCGTCCGCGCGACGGAGGACGCCGCCACGGACGACCCGGAAACGCCGGACGTCACCCCGGCATCCACCGCGTCAGGTGGCCGGCGGCTGACGACCCTTCAGGTCGGGGACACCCCGGTGGCGGACCCGGCGCAGCGCCTGGACCTGCTCCCGGACCTGACGCTGGCGGTGTCCCACCGGGTGCCGTCGCGGGTGGCGGACTTCAACGGCCGGCTCTCCGCGCGGGTGACGCCCTTCGTGGACCGGCTGACGGGGCTCGTCTACCCAAGGGCCGACCTGACGCTGAACGGCACCTGGGCGCTGGGGCCGCGCTTCCGGCTTTCCGGGACCGCAGGCAGTGCTTTCGCGGTTGGCGGGGCCGTGGGGGACCGGCAGGTGGTGGGCGGTGTGGGCGCGGGTTGGACGTTGAACCGGTGGGTGGCCCTGGAGGTGGACACCCGCACGGCATGGACTCGCTCGCCCGACGTGGAGGCGGCCCGCACGGTGTGGTCCGCGACGCTGGGACTGACGGTCCAGAAAACGGGTATCCTCTGA
- the epsY gene encoding exopolysaccharide export protein EpsY yields MPSRPSRFRGPASRALACAGLLMLLPACGGLGKYTWVNDYQEKPVASDAEYRIVPGDVLNVKVFGQEALTTRAKVREDGHISLTFLDDVEAAGHSPALLAQQIQTRLKDFINHPVVTVSLEEARPMSVTMLGEVANVGAHVLDPGATLLQALGAAGSFTDYAHRDRIFVLRREDPQAEQPTRIRVSYEDIIRGEGRAATFRLRPGDVVVVE; encoded by the coding sequence ATGCCGTCCCGCCCGTCCCGATTCCGCGGTCCCGCCTCCCGCGCCCTCGCGTGCGCCGGGCTGCTGATGCTGCTGCCCGCGTGCGGCGGCCTGGGCAAGTACACCTGGGTGAACGACTACCAGGAGAAGCCCGTCGCGTCGGACGCGGAGTACCGAATCGTCCCCGGCGACGTGCTCAACGTGAAGGTGTTTGGCCAGGAGGCGCTCACCACGCGCGCCAAGGTGCGCGAGGACGGCCACATCAGCCTCACGTTCCTGGACGACGTGGAGGCCGCGGGCCACTCGCCGGCCCTGCTGGCGCAGCAGATCCAGACGCGGCTCAAGGACTTCATCAACCACCCCGTCGTCACGGTGTCGCTGGAGGAAGCGCGCCCCATGTCGGTGACGATGCTGGGCGAGGTGGCGAACGTGGGCGCGCACGTGCTGGACCCGGGCGCGACGCTGCTGCAGGCGCTGGGCGCCGCGGGCAGCTTCACGGACTACGCCCACCGCGACCGCATCTTCGTGCTGCGCCGGGAGGACCCGCAGGCCGAGCAGCCCACGCGCATCCGCGTGAGCTACGAGGACATCATCCGCGGCGAGGGCCGCGCGGCGACCTTCCGTCTGCGCCCCGGCGACGTGGTGGTGGTGGAGTAG
- the epsW gene encoding exopolysaccharide biosynthesis response regulator EpsW, which yields MELNQLTVLLVEDSPMFRVMLRDMLQQMGVKNVVEQPNGKAAMEYLKTGELKPDLVCLDLTLPDVSGYDVCEHIRRTPAIAHIPVLMVSARNLPEDKAYAEEAGANGYLGKPFTPEELEKRVRQVLKTAAPRGSA from the coding sequence ATGGAGCTCAACCAGCTCACCGTCCTCCTCGTGGAGGACTCTCCGATGTTCCGCGTCATGCTGCGTGACATGCTCCAGCAGATGGGCGTGAAGAACGTGGTGGAGCAGCCCAACGGCAAGGCCGCCATGGAGTACCTGAAGACGGGCGAGCTCAAGCCGGACCTCGTGTGCCTGGACCTGACGTTGCCGGACGTGTCCGGCTACGACGTCTGCGAGCACATCCGCCGCACGCCCGCCATCGCGCACATCCCGGTGCTGATGGTGAGCGCGCGCAACCTGCCGGAGGACAAGGCGTACGCGGAGGAGGCCGGCGCCAACGGCTACCTGGGCAAGCCCTTCACGCCCGAGGAGCTGGAGAAGCGCGTGCGCCAGGTGCTGAAGACCGCCGCTCCCCGGGGCAGCGCATGA
- a CDS encoding MerR family DNA-binding protein — protein sequence MASPRRPVEAGPLRIGALARASGVKLSTLRFYERRKLLLPMDRSESGQRLYGPEAAIRVRFIRRSQELGFTLKEVSAVLALTDRRGTPTRDVTRFAEAKVQAIDARIDDLRRMRRAITTLMAEGFCPPDTVCPIQASLGATKPPAKRKPRA from the coding sequence GTGGCATCCCCGCGACGGCCCGTTGAAGCAGGCCCCTTGCGCATCGGAGCGCTCGCCCGCGCGTCGGGCGTGAAGCTGTCCACGCTGCGCTTCTACGAGCGCCGCAAGCTGCTGCTGCCCATGGATCGCAGCGAGAGCGGCCAGCGGCTCTACGGCCCGGAAGCCGCCATCCGCGTGCGCTTCATCCGCCGCTCACAGGAGCTGGGCTTCACGCTGAAGGAGGTGTCCGCCGTCCTCGCCCTCACGGACCGGCGCGGCACCCCCACCCGAGACGTGACCCGCTTCGCGGAGGCCAAGGTGCAGGCCATCGACGCGCGCATCGACGACCTGCGCCGCATGCGCCGCGCCATCACCACGCTGATGGCCGAGGGCTTCTGCCCGCCGGACACCGTGTGCCCCATCCAGGCGTCACTCGGCGCGACGAAGCCCCCGGCGAAGCGGAAGCCCCGCGCCTGA